A genomic segment from Arcobacter acticola encodes:
- a CDS encoding DNA-binding protein, which translates to MERLVTTSEAAQILGLSLQGIHYRIKKEQLKSIKKDGKTFVYVDDEQKHDETPTKTKAEPIRQTIHDNSQAIIDVKNEQIELLQKSMKWMKKQYISEIFRLEKNQKRIIEVFNSEIKLLQSAFNEMRSVYKPQIQQEIKTKTEKQSNDFILVKDFFILMKRYNKTEQEIRFIIFNAIKNADKRFIYNKVEKKLLILNSDFLDLI; encoded by the coding sequence TTGGAAAGATTAGTTACAACTTCTGAAGCTGCCCAAATATTGGGATTGTCTTTACAAGGTATACATTACAGAATAAAAAAAGAACAATTAAAATCTATCAAAAAAGATGGTAAAACTTTTGTTTATGTGGATGATGAACAAAAACATGATGAAACACCTACAAAAACAAAAGCTGAACCCATAAGACAAACTATACATGATAATTCACAAGCTATTATTGATGTTAAAAATGAACAAATAGAACTTCTACAAAAATCTATGAAATGGATGAAAAAACAATATATTTCTGAAATTTTTAGGTTAGAAAAAAATCAAAAAAGAATAATAGAAGTTTTTAACTCAGAAATCAAACTTTTACAAAGTGCATTTAATGAAATGCGTTCTGTTTATAAGCCCCAAATTCAACAAGAAATAAAAACAAAAACTGAAAAACAAAGTAATGATTTTATTTTAGTTAAAGATTTTTTTATTTTAATGAAAAGATATAATAAAACTGAACAAGAAATAAGATTTATTATATTTAATGCTATAAAAAATGCAGATAAAAGATTTATTTATAATAAAGTTGAAAAGAAATTGTTGATTTTAAATTCAGATTTTCTTGATTTAATTTAA
- a CDS encoding DMT family transporter yields the protein MTKKFSYIGILSLIFAMFIWASSFIALKAAMEDLGPFTVIFLRMLIASLCFVYFIKSFLKYDFSKKDIKFILLLALFEPCLYFIFESKALQLTSASQAGMITSLMPIITAMAAGYFLKEIITKQLIFGSLIAMSGAIWLSLQGTTSISSPNPLLGNFLEFLAMACGAGYTITARYLSDKYSALFITAIQAFIGAIFFAPLFLYEYFTIPLNITMNSFLWVLYLGVVVTLAGYGLYNYALTKIQASKAAVFVYLIPVFTLILAYFVLNEKLSIIEFIACLVILVGVFISEVSSSWFKKRI from the coding sequence TTGACAAAAAAATTTAGTTATATTGGTATATTATCATTAATATTCGCCATGTTTATATGGGCAAGTTCGTTTATTGCTTTAAAAGCTGCTATGGAAGATTTAGGACCATTTACAGTTATATTTTTAAGAATGCTCATTGCATCTTTGTGTTTTGTTTATTTTATAAAATCTTTTTTAAAATATGATTTTTCAAAAAAAGATATAAAATTTATACTTTTATTGGCTTTATTTGAGCCATGTTTATATTTTATATTTGAATCAAAAGCCTTACAATTAACAAGTGCATCACAAGCTGGAATGATTACTTCCCTAATGCCAATAATCACAGCTATGGCAGCAGGATATTTTTTAAAAGAAATTATCACAAAACAATTAATATTTGGTTCCTTAATAGCAATGTCTGGAGCTATATGGTTAAGTTTACAAGGAACAACATCAATTAGTTCTCCAAATCCTCTTTTGGGAAATTTCTTAGAGTTTCTTGCTATGGCTTGTGGTGCTGGTTACACAATAACAGCTAGATATTTAAGTGATAAGTATTCTGCTTTGTTTATTACAGCCATTCAGGCCTTTATAGGTGCTATATTTTTCGCACCACTATTTTTATATGAATATTTTACTATTCCTTTAAATATTACAATGAATTCTTTTCTTTGGGTTCTTTATTTAGGTGTAGTGGTAACTTTGGCTGGTTATGGTTTATATAATTATGCTTTAACAAAGATTCAAGCTTCAAAGGCTGCTGTTTTTGTATATTTGATTCCTGTATTTACTTTGATTTTGGCATATTTTGTATTAAATGAAAAATTATCTATTATTGAATTCATAGCTTGTCTTGTGATTTTAGTTGGTGTATTTATATCAGAAGTATCAAGTTCTTGGTTTAAGAAAAGAATATGA
- a CDS encoding YqaA family protein, which produces MIYLILFLSAFISATLFPLGSEALLIYDIKEGYNIYFLVIVATIGNSLGSLLNYFLGLKGEEYLVEKKLINEKVILKSKSYFDKYGSISLLFSWLPIIGDPITFVAGILKYDLKKFIVLVVIAKLSRYLFIAYLVV; this is translated from the coding sequence ATGATTTATTTAATCCTTTTTCTTAGTGCATTTATATCTGCAACTTTATTTCCTTTAGGAAGTGAGGCTTTGCTTATTTATGATATTAAAGAGGGTTATAATATTTATTTTTTAGTAATAGTGGCAACTATAGGAAATAGTTTAGGTTCACTTTTAAACTATTTTTTGGGCTTAAAAGGTGAAGAATACTTAGTAGAGAAAAAACTAATAAATGAAAAAGTGATATTAAAATCAAAATCTTATTTTGATAAATATGGCTCTATTTCTTTACTTTTTTCTTGGCTTCCAATAATTGGAGATCCCATAACATTTGTAGCTGGAATTTTAAAATATGATTTAAAAAAATTTATAGTTTTGGTTGTTATTGCAAAATTATCTAGATATCTTTTTATAGCTTATTTAGTAGTTTAA
- a CDS encoding 4Fe-4S dicluster domain-containing protein yields MAVKITDECIACEACESECPVAAILADGNEKNPKDGILYVKPESCVECVDHADAPRCAEACPTAGAIVWDMPYTTDFSTYYSSGHESGEYKIREHKSKGLMLPEIKSQKFRPEIPMSTREAYGNVSNF; encoded by the coding sequence ATGGCAGTTAAAATTACAGATGAATGTATAGCTTGTGAAGCTTGTGAATCTGAGTGTCCAGTTGCAGCAATATTAGCAGATGGAAATGAAAAAAATCCAAAAGATGGAATTTTATATGTAAAACCTGAATCATGTGTAGAGTGTGTTGACCATGCAGATGCACCAAGATGTGCAGAAGCCTGTCCTACTGCTGGTGCAATTGTATGGGATATGCCTTATACTACAGATTTTAGTACATATTATTCATCTGGACACGAAAGTGGTGAATATAAAATTAGAGAGCACAAATCAAAAGGTTTAATGCTTCCTGAAATTAAATCTCAAAAATTTAGACCTGAGATTCCTATGAGTACAAGGGAAGCTTACGGGAATGTTTCTAACTTCTAA
- the clpX gene encoding ATP-dependent Clp protease ATP-binding subunit ClpX produces the protein MNSTATCDFCGKEITEVKKIFSSEVSHICDECISMCSKVLEKELIKDSKKEFQKGLSVPIKIKEHLDDYVIGQDEAKKILAVALYNHYKRIDKPIVKNIEIEKSNIMLIGPTGSGKTLLAKSLARIMDVPFAVADATALTEAGYVGEDVESILSRLLASADYDLEKAKRGIVYIDEIDKIANKSESETSGRDVSGEGVQQGLLKILEGADVYVPVKGSRKNSSAETVIFDTTHVLFICGGAFVGLREDDSVKKTKKAPKMGFLKKEDEEANKKPIEAKELISFGLIPEFIGRIPIIAELNKLSKEDLIRVLKEPKNAITKQYEILFELDGVELEFTEPALDKIAEIAVEKDVGARGLRGIIESIMLPLQYITPSEENLEKCIITKEYINKEKDVELIYNDNIAEESTKEILYKKIVN, from the coding sequence ATGAATAGTACAGCTACTTGTGATTTCTGTGGAAAAGAGATAACAGAAGTAAAAAAAATATTCTCAAGTGAAGTTTCTCATATCTGTGATGAATGTATAAGTATGTGTTCTAAAGTTCTTGAAAAAGAGCTTATTAAAGATAGTAAAAAAGAGTTCCAAAAAGGCCTTAGTGTTCCTATTAAAATAAAAGAGCATTTAGATGATTATGTAATTGGCCAAGATGAAGCTAAAAAAATTTTAGCCGTTGCTTTATATAATCACTATAAAAGAATTGATAAACCAATAGTAAAAAATATAGAAATAGAAAAATCAAATATTATGCTAATAGGTCCCACAGGAAGTGGTAAAACACTTCTTGCAAAATCTCTTGCACGAATTATGGATGTTCCTTTTGCTGTTGCTGATGCTACAGCATTAACAGAAGCTGGTTATGTGGGAGAAGATGTTGAATCTATTTTATCAAGACTACTTGCAAGCGCTGATTATGATTTAGAAAAAGCAAAAAGAGGAATAGTTTATATTGATGAAATAGATAAAATTGCCAATAAAAGTGAAAGTGAGACAAGTGGTAGAGATGTGAGTGGAGAAGGTGTTCAACAAGGATTACTAAAGATTTTAGAAGGTGCTGATGTTTATGTTCCTGTAAAAGGAAGCAGAAAAAACTCATCTGCTGAAACTGTGATTTTTGATACCACTCATGTTTTATTTATTTGTGGTGGTGCATTTGTTGGATTAAGGGAAGATGATAGTGTTAAAAAAACTAAAAAAGCTCCTAAGATGGGATTTTTGAAAAAAGAAGATGAAGAAGCCAATAAGAAACCTATTGAAGCCAAAGAGTTGATTTCATTTGGTTTAATTCCAGAATTTATAGGAAGAATTCCTATTATTGCAGAGCTTAACAAACTTTCAAAAGAGGATTTAATTAGAGTTTTAAAAGAGCCAAAAAATGCCATTACTAAACAGTATGAAATACTATTTGAACTTGATGGGGTTGAACTAGAATTTACAGAACCAGCCCTTGATAAAATAGCAGAAATTGCAGTTGAAAAAGATGTTGGAGCAAGAGGTCTTAGAGGTATTATTGAAAGTATTATGCTTCCCTTACAATATATTACTCCATCTGAAGAAAATCTTGAAAAATGTATTATTACAAAAGAGTATATCAACAAAGAAAAAGATGTTGAATTAATCTATAATGATAATATTGCAGAAGAATCAACAAAAGAAATTCTTTATAAAAAAATTGTAAACTAA
- a CDS encoding SIR2 family protein, with amino-acid sequence MDDIKQKIKTGQLIPFLGMGVFENTKTKDGSTLPYDSDSMILALNNGRAMSDRLMYEYSRAAMSLEQRKGREFIIQMTNHIYSSKEYEIPDIYKWLKELKPKYIIDTNMDDSLQKIYNDVEHFLITGVSRITADWDRYLIYLFDVKEQKYTRIEKENLNLDLPILFKPMGSTKPEMNFIISDADFVDWLTEAMGGYAMPNILKEYRKGKDYLFLGVDFSRDTFRMVTNEITIDLNAGLSLFDKEELTKKEDKFIKTHNLEVLNMSINNFINSNE; translated from the coding sequence ATGGATGATATAAAACAGAAGATAAAAACTGGTCAACTTATTCCTTTTTTAGGAATGGGAGTGTTTGAAAATACGAAAACAAAGGATGGTTCTACTCTTCCTTATGATAGTGATTCAATGATTCTAGCTTTAAACAATGGAAGAGCTATGAGTGATAGGCTTATGTATGAATACAGTCGAGCTGCTATGAGCTTAGAGCAAAGAAAAGGTAGAGAATTTATTATTCAAATGACAAATCATATCTATTCATCAAAAGAGTATGAAATACCAGATATTTATAAGTGGTTAAAAGAACTAAAACCAAAATATATTATTGATACTAATATGGATGATAGTTTACAAAAGATATACAATGATGTAGAGCATTTTTTAATCACAGGTGTTTCAAGAATAACAGCAGATTGGGATAGATATTTAATCTATTTATTTGATGTAAAAGAGCAAAAATATACAAGAATTGAAAAAGAAAATCTAAACTTAGACTTACCAATACTTTTTAAACCAATGGGTTCTACTAAACCTGAAATGAATTTCATTATATCAGATGCTGATTTTGTTGATTGGTTAACAGAAGCTATGGGTGGTTATGCAATGCCTAATATACTAAAAGAGTATAGAAAAGGTAAAGATTATCTATTTTTAGGAGTAGATTTTTCAAGGGATACTTTTAGAATGGTTACAAATGAAATAACTATTGATTTAAATGCTGGTCTTTCTTTATTTGATAAAGAAGAATTAACAAAAAAAGAGGATAAATTTATTAAAACTCATAACTTAGAGGTTTTAAATATGAGTATTAATAATTTTATAAATAGCAATGAATAG
- a CDS encoding sigma-54-dependent Fis family transcriptional regulator has translation MFDKSACMGCLTIKELMTLHEISSIISNHYDLQTSLEKSMKILKNTLNLDNCVVHIIEDDILNVFAAVELSKIQKNLASYKIGEGATGMAAESNEPVVVENIHNNSLFLNKSGKRDFNGKSYVAVPLMIDNESIGVLGAVITKTAEIDLDDTVRILAIVASIFAQTIHSYQLNQKEKERLQELKLYYKMEWDSKVHNFGDIIGDSPKMQQVFKVIQRIAQSDVTVLVRGETGTGKELVAAAIHKRSKRKDEPFIKLNCAAITDTLLESELFGHEKGAFTDARETRKGRFELADGGTLFLDEIGDISASAQVKLLRVLQEREFERVGGSKTIKVNVRLVAATNRNLEQMVKDGKFREDLYYRLNVIPIDLPPLRERGEDIKQLVNFFLERSIRNHKKMVTITDEAMDALCDYPWPGNVRELENTLERIVLMGNEEGINKSDMLLLLPALFDHKLKSDFKPISKKTLNLEELEKDAIIEALENNDFNHSSAALELGITLRQIGYKIKKYEI, from the coding sequence ATGTTTGATAAATCTGCCTGTATGGGGTGCCTTACAATAAAAGAGCTGATGACACTTCATGAAATATCTTCAATTATTTCTAATCATTATGATTTACAAACTTCATTGGAAAAATCAATGAAAATATTGAAGAATACTCTAAATCTAGATAATTGTGTTGTTCATATTATTGAGGATGATATTTTAAATGTTTTTGCTGCTGTTGAGTTATCAAAAATCCAAAAAAATTTGGCTTCATATAAAATAGGTGAAGGTGCAACGGGAATGGCTGCTGAATCTAATGAGCCTGTGGTTGTAGAGAATATTCATAATAACTCTTTATTTTTAAATAAATCAGGAAAAAGAGATTTTAATGGAAAATCTTACGTTGCTGTTCCCTTAATGATAGATAATGAAAGTATAGGTGTTTTAGGTGCTGTTATTACAAAAACAGCCGAAATAGACTTGGATGATACTGTTAGAATTTTGGCAATTGTAGCTTCTATATTTGCACAAACTATACACTCATATCAACTTAATCAAAAAGAGAAAGAAAGACTTCAAGAACTAAAGCTTTATTATAAAATGGAGTGGGACTCAAAGGTTCATAACTTTGGGGATATCATAGGTGATAGTCCAAAAATGCAACAAGTTTTCAAAGTAATACAAAGAATTGCCCAATCAGATGTTACAGTATTAGTTCGAGGAGAAACAGGTACAGGAAAAGAGCTTGTGGCTGCTGCTATTCATAAAAGAAGTAAAAGAAAAGATGAACCATTTATAAAACTAAACTGTGCAGCAATTACAGATACCCTACTTGAAAGTGAACTTTTTGGTCATGAGAAAGGTGCCTTTACAGATGCAAGAGAAACAAGAAAAGGTAGATTTGAACTAGCAGATGGTGGTACATTGTTTTTAGATGAAATAGGAGATATAAGTGCATCAGCGCAAGTAAAACTACTTAGGGTTTTACAAGAAAGAGAATTTGAGAGAGTAGGTGGAAGTAAAACCATAAAAGTAAATGTAAGATTAGTAGCAGCAACAAATAGAAATCTTGAACAAATGGTAAAAGATGGAAAATTTAGAGAAGATTTATATTATAGATTAAATGTAATTCCTATTGATTTACCACCACTAAGAGAACGAGGTGAAGATATAAAACAACTAGTAAATTTCTTTTTAGAAAGATCTATTAGAAACCATAAAAAGATGGTAACTATAACAGATGAAGCTATGGATGCATTATGTGATTATCCTTGGCCAGGAAATGTAAGAGAACTTGAAAATACACTAGAACGTATTGTATTAATGGGAAATGAAGAAGGAATAAATAAATCAGATATGTTACTTTTACTTCCTGCACTTTTTGATCATAAATTAAAAAGTGATTTTAAACCAATATCTAAAAAAACTCTAAATTTAGAAGAATTAGAAAAAGATGCGATTATTGAGGCTCTTGAGAATAATGATTTCAATCATTCAAGTGCAGCATTAGAGTTAGGAATAACTCTTAGACAAATAGGTTATAAAATAAAAAAATATGAAATCTAA
- the nifT gene encoding putative nitrogen fixation protein NifT, which translates to MAKVMLREVDGVVSFYFAKKDMEETIEEIEFDSDEKWGGNASLSNGEIWWIQPGIKKLPKEEVCKKISD; encoded by the coding sequence ATGGCAAAAGTAATGTTAAGAGAAGTAGATGGAGTTGTATCTTTTTATTTTGCAAAAAAAGATATGGAAGAAACAATAGAAGAAATAGAGTTTGATAGTGATGAAAAATGGGGTGGAAATGCAAGCTTATCAAATGGTGAAATTTGGTGGATACAACCAGGTATTAAAAAGCTTCCTAAAGAAGAAGTTTGCAAAAAAATTTCAGATTAA
- a CDS encoding L-aspartate oxidase: protein MIYDVIVVGSGIAGLMAAIEAKDENNKVALISKSNVFKSNSSMASGGINAVLDINNTDEINKHIQDTFNSAKGLGNKKAITYMCKQASTIIEKLIEYGVDFDRDENNKILQRPFGGGSSNRTCYVGDKTGSAITLSLIKKAKTMGITFLPNNFILNLAKYQDRVSGVVSLNKETSQVIIYSSKSVVLAGGGYAGIYRGYSTNAPDYTGDLLAVALRAGLYLKDMEFVQFHPTGFVKTNYLVTEAARGEGGYLVNSEGDRFINELETRDKVARAILKEQLEGKKVFIDLRHLGLEKIQQKLPSLYNAALMQSGVELSKELLEIKPVAHYTMGGVDVNMTESDLKGLFICGEMASNGVHGANRLGGNSLLEGCVFGKLAGNKAKEFSKEFEYAPIDYNTVIKDIEMIDFIFSSDTSKNFNAIRISLGKCLFEKAGIIKNEKNLTLAFDYIKYLRQISYTLHCINKEKNNNVELTAILELRNALEISEAIILSAQKRCESRGAHYRDDYPETLKKFDKSFVVKELKKGFFKISFKENDLIKKIKNLFINKE, encoded by the coding sequence ATGATTTACGATGTAATAGTTGTAGGTTCTGGAATAGCTGGCTTAATGGCAGCTATTGAAGCAAAAGATGAAAACAATAAGGTTGCACTTATTTCAAAGTCTAATGTCTTTAAATCAAATTCTTCAATGGCAAGTGGTGGAATAAATGCTGTTCTTGATATAAATAATACAGATGAAATCAATAAACATATTCAAGATACATTTAATTCAGCAAAAGGGCTTGGAAATAAAAAAGCAATAACTTATATGTGCAAACAAGCATCAACTATTATTGAAAAATTAATTGAATATGGTGTAGATTTTGATAGGGATGAAAATAATAAAATACTTCAAAGGCCTTTTGGAGGAGGAAGTTCAAATAGAACTTGTTATGTAGGAGATAAAACAGGAAGTGCTATAACCTTGAGTCTTATAAAAAAAGCAAAAACTATGGGTATAACTTTTTTACCAAATAATTTCATTTTAAATCTTGCAAAATACCAAGATAGAGTAAGTGGCGTAGTTTCATTAAATAAAGAAACTTCACAAGTTATTATTTATTCATCAAAATCTGTTGTTCTTGCAGGTGGAGGATATGCTGGCATTTATAGAGGTTACTCAACAAATGCACCTGATTATACAGGGGATTTATTAGCTGTTGCTTTAAGAGCCGGGCTTTATTTAAAAGATATGGAGTTTGTTCAATTTCATCCAACTGGTTTTGTAAAAACAAATTATTTAGTAACAGAAGCAGCTCGAGGAGAGGGTGGTTACTTAGTAAATAGTGAAGGTGATCGATTTATAAATGAGCTTGAAACTAGAGATAAAGTAGCACGAGCTATTTTAAAAGAACAACTTGAAGGTAAAAAAGTATTTATTGATTTACGACATTTAGGTCTTGAAAAAATACAGCAAAAGCTTCCATCTTTATATAATGCTGCACTTATGCAAAGTGGAGTTGAGTTATCTAAAGAATTATTAGAAATCAAACCTGTTGCACACTATACAATGGGTGGAGTTGATGTAAATATGACTGAATCTGATTTAAAAGGTTTATTTATTTGTGGAGAAATGGCTTCAAATGGAGTTCATGGTGCAAATAGATTGGGTGGTAATTCTTTACTTGAAGGATGTGTATTTGGGAAACTTGCAGGTAATAAAGCAAAAGAGTTTTCCAAAGAGTTTGAGTATGCACCAATAGACTATAACACCGTAATAAAAGATATTGAAATGATTGATTTTATTTTTTCATCAGATACAAGTAAAAACTTTAATGCAATAAGAATAAGTCTTGGGAAATGCTTATTTGAAAAAGCTGGAATTATTAAAAATGAAAAAAATTTAACCCTTGCATTTGATTATATAAAATACCTAAGACAAATCTCTTATACATTACATTGTATCAATAAAGAAAAAAATAATAATGTTGAATTAACAGCAATTTTAGAACTTAGAAATGCTCTTGAGATTTCAGAAGCAATTATTTTAAGTGCTCAAAAAAGATGTGAAAGTAGGGGAGCTCATTATAGAGATGATTATCCTGAGACTTTAAAAAAATTTGATAAAAGTTTTGTGGTTAAAGAGTTAAAAAAAGGGTTTTTTAAAATCTCATTTAAAGAAAATGACTTAATAAAAAAAATCAAAAATTTATTTATAAACAAGGAGTAA
- a CDS encoding aldo/keto reductase has product MIATLEATYSFAKKFPHYKDFYIKHNDLVFSKLGLGTFNKEPYKEENYVFHYIEGVKEAIKSGINLIDTASNYRYGQSEKEIGIALEELFQENSVKREELIICSKGGFIQLEFPFPKNPYTWIEENIINTSLAKLEDIELDQHCMTPDYLEWSCKQSLKNLGVKTLDIYFLHNPEIQIGKLGYKIFLKKIESIFKRFENMVTNGLIKSYGVAVWNGFINQKESNEHINLEDLVDIAIKVAGPNHNFKYIQTPFNMAKTSIYTMPTQKVKGQDCTLLQAAHRLKIGVISSSSLLQMNLFKKSFNTQVGYLLDSKMILENDIQLALQFVRSTPGLISSLFASKVPVHIKKNLEITKIPATSKAKYDLMYRV; this is encoded by the coding sequence ATGATAGCAACTCTTGAAGCAACTTATAGTTTTGCAAAAAAATTCCCACACTATAAAGATTTTTATATTAAACACAATGATTTAGTTTTCTCAAAACTAGGGCTTGGAACTTTTAATAAAGAACCTTACAAAGAAGAGAACTATGTTTTTCATTATATAGAAGGTGTTAAAGAAGCTATAAAAAGTGGAATAAACCTAATAGATACAGCAAGTAATTATAGATATGGACAAAGTGAGAAAGAGATTGGTATTGCTTTAGAAGAATTATTTCAAGAAAATAGTGTAAAAAGAGAGGAATTAATTATATGTTCAAAGGGTGGTTTTATTCAACTTGAATTTCCTTTCCCCAAAAATCCCTATACTTGGATTGAAGAAAATATAATTAACACCTCATTGGCAAAACTTGAAGATATTGAATTAGATCAACATTGTATGACTCCTGATTATTTAGAGTGGTCATGTAAACAATCTTTGAAAAATCTTGGTGTAAAAACACTTGATATTTATTTTTTACATAATCCTGAAATACAAATTGGTAAACTAGGATATAAAATATTTCTAAAAAAAATTGAATCTATTTTTAAAAGATTTGAAAATATGGTTACTAATGGTTTAATAAAATCTTATGGGGTAGCTGTTTGGAATGGATTTATAAATCAAAAAGAGTCAAATGAACATATAAATTTAGAAGATTTAGTTGATATTGCCATAAAAGTAGCAGGGCCTAATCACAACTTCAAATATATTCAAACACCTTTTAATATGGCAAAAACTTCTATATATACAATGCCCACTCAAAAAGTGAAAGGGCAAGATTGTACATTACTTCAAGCAGCTCATAGATTAAAAATTGGTGTAATTTCAAGCTCATCATTATTACAAATGAATCTATTTAAAAAATCATTTAATACACAAGTTGGTTACCTTCTTGATTCTAAAATGATTTTAGAAAATGATATTCAATTAGCACTTCAATTTGTTCGTTCAACACCAGGACTTATCTCATCACTATTTGCATCAAAAGTTCCAGTACATATAAAAAAGAACTTAGAAATAACAAAAATACCAGCAACATCAAAAGCGAAATACGACTTGATGTATAGAGTATAA
- a CDS encoding ABC transporter ATP-binding protein, giving the protein MIKINIQKQLHGSNGLMNLNVNLEIKQGEFVALAGLSGSGKTTLLRILAGLEEASGIIKINNSIWLDEKFSLSPQKREIGFVFQDYALFPNYTVLENLLYVNKDIELANHLLKITELSELKNRLPQTLSGGQKQRISLCRALMNRPKILLMDEPLSALDPSMRTKLQNEILTLHKEFNTTTIMVSHDPSEIYRLSNRMVVLNNGQIIKDTTPKEALLKTNGSAKFSFEGELLDIIKVDVIYVAIITIGQQLVEVVIGNEEAKNLKIGDIINVSTKAFAPMVKQ; this is encoded by the coding sequence ATGATAAAAATAAATATACAAAAACAACTTCATGGATCAAATGGTTTAATGAATTTAAATGTAAATCTAGAAATAAAACAAGGTGAGTTTGTAGCTCTTGCAGGTCTTAGCGGTAGTGGAAAAACTACACTTCTAAGAATTCTAGCAGGTCTTGAAGAAGCAAGTGGAATAATAAAAATAAATAATTCTATTTGGCTTGATGAGAAATTTTCTTTAAGTCCTCAAAAAAGAGAGATTGGTTTTGTATTCCAAGATTATGCACTTTTCCCAAACTATACTGTTCTTGAAAATCTTTTATATGTAAACAAAGATATAGAACTTGCGAATCATTTATTAAAAATCACCGAACTAAGTGAACTAAAAAATAGACTTCCACAAACTCTAAGTGGCGGTCAAAAACAAAGAATTAGCTTATGTCGAGCATTAATGAATAGACCTAAAATTCTACTTATGGATGAACCACTATCAGCTTTAGATCCATCTATGAGAACAAAACTTCAAAATGAAATTCTAACATTACATAAAGAGTTTAACACTACTACCATAATGGTAAGTCACGATCCAAGTGAGATATATAGACTTTCAAATCGAATGGTAGTTTTAAATAATGGACAAATAATAAAAGATACCACTCCTAAAGAGGCCCTATTAAAAACAAATGGAAGTGCTAAATTTTCATTTGAAGGAGAACTTCTAGATATCATTAAAGTTGATGTAATTTATGTTGCTATTATAACAATAGGACAACAATTAGTTGAAGTTGTAATTGGTAATGAAGAAGCAAAAAATTTAAAAATAGGTGACATAATAAATGTAAGTACAAAAGCATTTGCACCTATGGTGAAGCAGTAA
- the modB gene encoding molybdate ABC transporter permease subunit, with product MIELLKTIEFSPFIISFKLAAITTLILFFISLPLAWYLSQTKSKFKPILEAITTLPIVLPPSVLGFYILWFLSFNSPIGAFFEEYFGIKLVFNFTGLVIASCFYSLPFMIQPLQSGFESLNKNMLEASYICGKSKIETLFKIALPNIKPALMTAIIVTFAHTVGEFGVVLMVGGSIPDQTKVASVAIYEFVEIMDYTNAHIYSVIMVILSFLTLLGVYIFNGKQKKSVVGI from the coding sequence ATGATTGAGTTATTAAAAACTATTGAGTTTTCTCCTTTTATAATCTCTTTTAAATTAGCTGCAATTACAACTTTGATTTTGTTTTTTATAAGCCTACCACTTGCTTGGTATTTATCACAAACAAAATCAAAATTTAAACCAATACTTGAAGCAATAACAACTCTACCAATAGTTTTGCCACCTTCTGTTTTAGGTTTTTATATACTTTGGTTTTTATCTTTTAATTCACCTATTGGTGCATTTTTTGAAGAGTATTTTGGAATTAAACTTGTATTTAACTTTACAGGACTTGTAATTGCTAGTTGTTTTTATAGCTTACCTTTTATGATTCAACCACTACAAAGTGGCTTTGAAAGTTTAAATAAAAATATGCTTGAAGCTAGTTATATTTGCGGAAAAAGTAAAATAGAAACTCTTTTTAAAATAGCTCTACCAAATATAAAACCAGCACTAATGACAGCTATAATTGTAACCTTTGCCCATACAGTTGGAGAGTTTGGTGTTGTTTTAATGGTTGGAGGAAGTATTCCTGATCAAACAAAAGTGGCTTCTGTTGCTATTTATGAATTTGTAGAAATTATGGATTATACAAATGCCCATATTTATAGTGTAATTATGGTGATACTTAGTTTCTTAACTCTTCTTGGTGTTTATATTTTTAATGGTAAACAAAAAAAGAGTGTAGTAGGAATATAA